One Cryobacterium psychrophilum DNA segment encodes these proteins:
- the cls gene encoding cardiolipin synthase, whose translation MNSQQVTLLVWVLVTVVDLAIRIAAIIIIPRSRKPSAAMAWLLAVFLIPFVGVFFFLLIGSSKLPKRRRDKQQRISQLISESVAGMDLVNDDDSWPRWFASVVELNTSLGSVPIVGGNTARLIGDYNASIAAMAAEIQTSTRFVHVEFYIVSFDATTRDFFAAMEAAVRRGVTVRVLLDHIASIRTAGHDATFAELDRIGVIWSFMLPVQPLKGKYQRPDLRNHRKLVVVDGRVAFMGSQNLIDRSYNSAKNQKRGLQWQELVTQVTGPVVSGINLIFLSDWYSETDEMLRQENVPADTIPMDVSSRALDCQVVPSGPGFEGENNLRLFLALLYSAQERIIITSPYFVPDEAMLYAITSSCQRGLTVELFVSELGDQGSVYHAQRSYYSALLKAGVRIWLYPAPFILHAKHFSIDDDVAVIGSSNMDIRSFSLNLEVSLMVRGQSFVADMRQVEEGYRRISRELTLTEWQKEPLRSTMLDGVARLTSALQ comes from the coding sequence GTGAACTCACAACAGGTCACCCTGCTGGTTTGGGTGCTCGTTACAGTCGTCGATCTGGCGATCCGAATCGCCGCGATCATCATCATCCCCCGCAGTCGCAAGCCGAGCGCCGCAATGGCCTGGCTCCTGGCGGTGTTCCTCATCCCCTTCGTCGGTGTCTTCTTCTTCCTGCTGATCGGAAGTTCCAAGCTACCGAAGAGACGACGCGACAAACAGCAGCGCATCAGCCAACTCATTTCGGAGAGTGTCGCCGGCATGGACCTCGTCAACGACGATGACAGCTGGCCACGCTGGTTCGCGTCGGTCGTCGAGCTGAACACCAGTCTGGGGTCAGTCCCGATAGTCGGGGGCAACACGGCGCGCTTGATCGGTGACTACAACGCCTCGATCGCCGCGATGGCGGCCGAAATCCAGACGTCGACAAGGTTCGTGCACGTTGAGTTCTACATCGTGTCCTTCGATGCGACGACGAGGGACTTCTTCGCGGCGATGGAGGCGGCCGTCAGGCGCGGGGTGACGGTCAGGGTCCTGCTGGACCACATCGCGTCGATCAGGACCGCCGGTCATGACGCGACCTTCGCCGAGCTCGACCGGATCGGCGTCATCTGGAGCTTCATGCTTCCTGTGCAGCCGCTCAAAGGCAAGTATCAACGGCCTGACCTCCGAAACCACCGCAAACTCGTCGTCGTTGACGGCAGGGTCGCATTCATGGGCTCGCAGAACCTCATCGATCGCAGTTACAACTCGGCGAAGAATCAGAAGCGCGGACTGCAATGGCAGGAGCTGGTGACCCAGGTCACCGGGCCTGTCGTCAGCGGCATCAACCTGATCTTCCTGTCCGACTGGTACAGCGAGACCGACGAGATGCTCAGGCAGGAAAACGTGCCCGCAGACACGATTCCGATGGATGTTTCATCCCGCGCACTGGATTGTCAGGTTGTCCCCAGCGGCCCAGGTTTCGAGGGCGAAAACAACCTGCGCTTGTTCCTTGCCCTGTTGTATTCGGCGCAGGAGCGCATCATTATTACCAGCCCGTATTTCGTCCCCGACGAAGCCATGCTGTACGCGATCACCTCGTCGTGCCAGCGAGGCCTCACGGTGGAGCTCTTCGTGTCGGAACTCGGCGACCAAGGTTCGGTGTATCACGCTCAGCGCTCGTACTACTCCGCGCTTCTCAAGGCCGGCGTGCGGATCTGGCTGTATCCCGCTCCATTCATCTTGCACGCCAAACACTTTTCGATCGATGATGATGTCGCCGTGATCGGCTCGAGCAATATGGATATCAGATCCTTCAGCCTCAATCTGGAGGTGTCCCTCATGGTGAGAGGACAATCCTTCGTCGCTGATATGAGGCAGGTCGAGGAGGGTTACCGCCGGATCAGCCGGGAACTCACCCTCACGGAATGGCAGAAAGAGCCGCTCCGGTCAACGATGCTCGATGGCGTCGCCCGACTGACCTCCGCTCTGCAGTAG
- a CDS encoding MMPL family transporter: MLRTLGVFVARHRLSSLLIWVLLIGASVATALFGVTGESLFQRLSSGGPSVEGEASQAAELLQDPAAEDTESLSLLVHGVDLSAPELAGLLSEATRDLTELDGVTSVVNPLTIPPLPDGQPNPAAAPLLAPDGTGLLLNVEMATTGADLNPEILAGVEDRLDTAAGEIRQLEPDAVAEVGGTPLLVESLVAVAEADLQKGELIALPIALVVMLIIFGGFLAAGIPLIGALASIAGALGALFAFSHFMEIDTTVLNVITVIGLGLSIDYGLLIVSRFREEFRLLVAQVGEDQTRTERHELMLQAVGVTVDTAGRTVLYSGLTFAIATVGLLVFEPTIIRAISIGAVSVVLIAILTALVLVPALLGYFGERLLKAGVLTRIPGLGALLTRFGDVAPPEGVFSRLTRLVQRAPTLVALGGVVLLLLLGSPVLNMNVSSGGAGSIPKASTQYEFVTGLTDHFPLATAPLVQLVADSDEASAAAWAEEVASLPNVTGTTPPVEVNGYWVSRVGVDQNEGPSVVRDIRADRPLLDNWVGGTDAASVDYTDSLLRGAPWAALIIGGATFALLFLMTGSVVIPLTALLVSVISLGASVGILVWGFQEGNLAGLLDFDAATIAGVDPLVLTLVLTFGFGLAMDYEMFLLARIKEHHEQGESTRRSIETGLQSSGRIISSAALIIVIVFAGFATGDLLQMKQIGVALAVAVLLDATLVRTIVVPAVMTSLDRSLWWAPKWMHPIHSRFGMRE, encoded by the coding sequence ATGCTTCGCACCCTCGGCGTCTTCGTAGCCCGCCATCGGCTGAGTTCCCTTCTGATCTGGGTGCTCCTGATCGGCGCCTCCGTGGCGACCGCCCTGTTCGGGGTGACCGGGGAGAGCCTGTTCCAGCGTCTCTCCAGCGGCGGGCCGTCCGTCGAGGGCGAGGCCAGTCAGGCCGCCGAGCTGCTGCAAGACCCCGCAGCCGAAGACACGGAGTCGCTGTCGCTGCTCGTGCATGGCGTGGACCTGTCCGCTCCCGAACTGGCCGGCCTCCTCTCGGAGGCCACCCGGGACCTGACCGAACTCGACGGCGTCACCTCCGTGGTGAACCCGTTGACCATTCCACCGCTTCCGGATGGACAGCCGAACCCCGCCGCAGCGCCGCTCCTGGCCCCCGACGGCACCGGTCTGCTGCTGAACGTGGAGATGGCAACAACCGGCGCCGATCTCAACCCCGAGATTCTCGCCGGCGTGGAAGACCGGCTTGACACGGCGGCAGGCGAGATCCGGCAACTGGAACCGGACGCAGTGGCAGAGGTCGGCGGCACCCCGTTGCTGGTGGAATCCCTCGTGGCGGTGGCCGAAGCCGACCTGCAGAAGGGCGAGCTGATCGCCTTGCCGATCGCCCTCGTCGTCATGCTCATCATCTTCGGCGGGTTCCTGGCCGCAGGCATCCCCCTGATCGGTGCCCTCGCGTCCATCGCCGGCGCCCTCGGCGCGCTCTTCGCCTTCAGCCACTTCATGGAGATCGACACCACGGTCCTCAACGTCATCACCGTCATCGGGCTGGGCCTGTCCATCGACTACGGGCTGCTGATCGTCAGCCGGTTCCGGGAGGAGTTCCGGCTACTCGTCGCCCAGGTCGGCGAGGACCAAACGCGCACGGAACGGCACGAACTGATGCTGCAGGCTGTCGGCGTCACGGTCGACACGGCCGGCCGCACCGTGCTCTACTCCGGCCTGACCTTCGCCATCGCCACGGTCGGCCTGCTCGTGTTCGAACCCACCATCATCCGCGCGATCTCCATCGGCGCGGTCTCCGTTGTGCTGATCGCGATCCTGACAGCCCTCGTACTCGTGCCAGCACTGCTCGGCTACTTCGGCGAACGGCTGCTCAAGGCAGGCGTGCTGACCCGCATCCCGGGTCTCGGCGCGCTCCTGACCCGCTTCGGTGACGTCGCACCGCCCGAGGGCGTCTTCTCCCGACTGACCCGCCTCGTCCAGCGCGCCCCCACGCTCGTGGCGCTGGGCGGCGTTGTGCTCCTGCTCCTGCTGGGAAGCCCGGTCCTGAACATGAACGTGTCCAGCGGCGGCGCGGGCTCGATCCCGAAGGCCTCGACGCAATACGAGTTCGTCACGGGACTCACCGACCACTTCCCCTTGGCGACGGCACCCCTGGTGCAGTTGGTGGCGGACTCCGACGAGGCTTCCGCCGCGGCGTGGGCGGAGGAGGTCGCGTCCCTGCCGAACGTCACGGGCACCACTCCCCCGGTCGAGGTGAACGGGTACTGGGTTTCTCGCGTCGGCGTCGACCAGAACGAAGGACCCTCCGTCGTGCGGGACATCCGTGCCGACCGGCCCCTGCTCGACAACTGGGTCGGCGGAACGGATGCCGCGTCAGTCGACTACACCGACTCACTGTTGCGCGGGGCACCCTGGGCGGCACTGATCATCGGCGGCGCCACGTTCGCGCTCCTTTTCCTGATGACCGGTTCCGTTGTCATCCCGCTCACCGCCCTCCTGGTCAGCGTCATCTCGCTGGGGGCATCCGTCGGCATCCTCGTCTGGGGTTTCCAGGAGGGCAATCTGGCCGGACTGCTCGACTTCGACGCCGCGACCATTGCCGGCGTCGACCCCCTCGTTCTCACACTGGTACTCACCTTCGGGTTCGGCCTGGCAATGGACTACGAGATGTTCCTGCTCGCCCGAATCAAGGAGCACCACGAGCAGGGCGAGAGCACCCGCCGCTCCATCGAGACGGGGCTTCAGAGTTCAGGCCGGATCATCTCCTCCGCGGCGCTCATCATCGTCATCGTCTTCGCCGGCTTCGCCACCGGAGACCTGCTACAGATGAAACAGATCGGCGTCGCCCTGGCCGTGGCCGTACTCCTGGACGCCACCCTGGTGCGCACCATCGTCGTCCCAGCCGTGATGACCTCACTCGACCGGAGCCTCTGGTGGGCACCGAAATGGATGCACCCGATCCACTCACGCTTCGGCATGCGCGAGTAG
- a CDS encoding FUSC family protein translates to MKSPTRNQHSPSPGRRGSDRGIAARAGSSLRRGGSAVLKWPRTHFAFKAALAAGLAFLIAPHMPGVAAQYAYYAPLGALVSMYPTVAGTLRQGMHTLVGLTLGIGLAFLLIAFGTPTALTVGVLVGIGILLAGIPKLGAGTDWIPSVALFVLLVGGKNAENMSFGYLVQIAVGVTVGLAVNVLVFPPLNFDAATASVNRLHLVLSQQLKDMGNALQEQWPPRHEDWALRTGALSDAARAVRLAVQKADDSRRANPRRRRYPRDLNADYRTVENLERVTFHIRDITEVLSDVIWNEDAPYAIPELLSLPLGAAMSAVGELLQLLEGEDIDQRKRLQDTATALVDQLIAQAGRVRGDDPKNTPDSAGAIVLSLHRILRVLRQ, encoded by the coding sequence GTGAAGTCGCCCACGAGAAACCAACACTCGCCGTCCCCGGGGCGTCGCGGATCCGACCGTGGGATCGCTGCCCGTGCCGGGTCGTCGCTGCGTCGCGGTGGTTCGGCCGTGCTGAAGTGGCCGCGAACCCACTTTGCCTTTAAAGCGGCTCTGGCGGCCGGCCTCGCATTTCTGATCGCTCCACACATGCCCGGAGTGGCCGCCCAGTATGCCTACTATGCACCGTTGGGTGCCCTGGTCAGCATGTATCCGACGGTCGCGGGAACCCTCCGACAGGGTATGCACACACTTGTCGGGCTGACTCTGGGCATCGGTCTCGCTTTTCTGCTGATCGCCTTCGGGACTCCCACGGCCTTGACCGTCGGAGTCCTGGTGGGCATCGGCATCCTTCTCGCAGGGATACCTAAGCTCGGGGCGGGAACAGACTGGATTCCCTCGGTCGCCCTGTTCGTCTTGTTGGTCGGCGGGAAGAACGCGGAGAACATGTCGTTCGGCTACCTCGTTCAGATTGCAGTGGGAGTAACGGTAGGACTTGCCGTCAACGTTCTCGTGTTCCCACCACTGAACTTCGATGCCGCCACCGCTAGCGTCAATCGGCTCCACCTTGTGCTCTCCCAACAGCTCAAGGACATGGGCAACGCCCTTCAGGAGCAGTGGCCACCGCGCCATGAGGATTGGGCTCTTCGGACGGGGGCACTCTCAGACGCGGCTCGTGCAGTGAGACTTGCCGTGCAAAAAGCTGACGATAGCCGTCGAGCCAATCCTCGTCGTCGCCGATACCCCAGGGACCTGAACGCCGACTACCGCACTGTCGAAAATCTGGAACGAGTCACCTTCCACATCCGAGACATAACCGAGGTGCTCTCAGACGTGATCTGGAATGAGGACGCGCCCTATGCCATACCTGAGTTGCTCAGTCTGCCCTTAGGGGCCGCGATGTCGGCCGTGGGGGAGCTCCTGCAACTGTTGGAAGGCGAAGACATCGACCAGCGAAAACGACTGCAGGATACGGCGACAGCGTTGGTGGACCAACTCATTGCGCAAGCCGGCAGGGTGCGGGGAGATGACCCGAAAAACACTCCTGATTCTGCGGGTGCAATCGTCCTGAGCCTGCACAGAATCCTCCGTGTCCTGCGCCAGTGA
- a CDS encoding DUF1206 domain-containing protein: protein MISHSVAGVVGKAKRNDVLQVLARLGFAMNGLVHILIAAIAIAIARGGGGTADQSGAFGQLSESPGGLFVLWTVVVGMSALGLWLVLGAFLMKSADPKRKWSHRVIEVSKAAVYLVFAGTAANFASGGTSDSASSTRDASAGLMGAPGGVVVIVAVGLIVLAIGGYFVWKGLLKKFTDDISVPRGSTGDAIIVLGVVGHVAKGIALGVVGILVLVAGFTLDPSKSTGLDGALKSLTALPYGGVILAAIAIGLIAYGAYCFARAWRARLF from the coding sequence GTGATCAGTCATTCAGTGGCCGGTGTTGTCGGCAAGGCGAAAAGAAACGACGTTCTCCAGGTTCTAGCCCGACTGGGCTTCGCCATGAACGGTTTGGTGCACATTCTCATTGCCGCGATCGCCATTGCCATTGCGCGCGGCGGCGGTGGTACGGCTGATCAGTCTGGTGCGTTCGGGCAGCTATCCGAGAGCCCGGGAGGGTTATTCGTTCTGTGGACCGTGGTGGTGGGCATGTCCGCCCTCGGGCTGTGGCTGGTCCTCGGCGCTTTCCTGATGAAGAGTGCCGATCCCAAGCGCAAATGGTCCCACCGGGTGATTGAAGTGAGCAAGGCGGCCGTCTACCTGGTTTTCGCGGGGACTGCGGCGAATTTCGCATCCGGGGGAACATCGGATTCGGCCAGCAGCACCCGTGACGCCAGTGCCGGCCTCATGGGGGCCCCCGGTGGCGTTGTCGTAATTGTGGCAGTAGGCCTTATCGTGCTCGCCATCGGAGGCTATTTCGTGTGGAAGGGCCTGCTCAAAAAATTCACCGACGACATCTCGGTGCCGCGCGGCTCGACTGGGGATGCCATCATCGTGCTGGGCGTTGTGGGTCACGTGGCGAAAGGCATCGCTTTGGGAGTGGTGGGGATCCTTGTTCTTGTGGCCGGGTTCACCCTGGACCCGAGCAAGTCGACCGGGCTTGACGGGGCGCTGAAAAGTCTGACGGCGCTCCCGTATGGCGGGGTCATCCTGGCCGCGATCGCGATCGGACTCATTGCCTACGGAGCCTACTGCTTCGCTCGGGCGTGGCGCGCCCGACTCTTCTAA
- a CDS encoding NAD(P)-dependent alcohol dehydrogenase: MTLTVPALAAPAANEPLVRTTIDLRTPGANDVAIDIKFAGICHSDIHQARDEWGVGLFPMVPGHEIAGIVSAVGSEVTRYRVGDRVGVRCFVDSCRECTNCLAGEEQYCLKGEVGTYNARNYDGTPTYGGYSTAVVVDENFVLGIPDGIELSEAAPLLCAGITLYSPLKNWKAGPGKKFAILGMGGLGHMGVKIAHALGAEVTVLSQTLSKQEDGLRFGADHYYATNDPTTFTELENEFDLIVNTVAANLDLERYLGLLALDGTLVHVGIPTEPDQIRMFWLASQRRSIAGSKIGGIRQTQEMLDFCAANGIGADVEIVSIDQVNEAYERVIRSDVRYRFVIDTATFGTETPTDA, encoded by the coding sequence ATGACCCTCACCGTTCCCGCCCTCGCCGCGCCCGCGGCCAACGAGCCCCTGGTGCGCACCACGATCGATCTCCGCACCCCCGGTGCCAACGACGTGGCGATCGACATCAAGTTTGCCGGCATCTGCCACTCCGACATCCACCAGGCCCGCGACGAGTGGGGCGTCGGGCTGTTCCCGATGGTTCCCGGCCACGAGATCGCCGGCATCGTCTCCGCCGTCGGCAGCGAGGTCACCCGCTACCGCGTGGGCGACCGCGTCGGCGTCCGCTGCTTCGTTGACTCCTGCCGCGAGTGCACCAACTGCCTCGCCGGCGAGGAGCAGTACTGCCTGAAGGGTGAGGTCGGCACCTACAACGCCCGCAACTACGACGGCACGCCCACCTACGGCGGTTACAGCACCGCGGTCGTCGTGGACGAGAACTTCGTGCTCGGCATCCCCGACGGCATCGAGCTCTCCGAGGCCGCTCCCCTGCTCTGCGCCGGTATCACCCTGTATTCACCGCTGAAGAACTGGAAGGCCGGCCCCGGCAAGAAGTTCGCCATCCTCGGCATGGGAGGACTCGGACACATGGGCGTGAAAATCGCCCACGCGCTCGGCGCCGAGGTCACCGTGCTCAGCCAGACGCTCAGCAAGCAGGAAGACGGCCTGCGTTTCGGCGCCGACCACTACTACGCCACGAACGACCCGACCACGTTCACCGAACTTGAGAACGAGTTCGACCTCATCGTGAACACCGTGGCCGCAAACCTCGACTTGGAGCGCTACCTCGGCCTGCTGGCCCTCGATGGCACCCTCGTTCACGTGGGTATCCCCACCGAGCCCGACCAGATCAGGATGTTCTGGCTCGCCTCGCAGCGCCGGTCCATTGCCGGGTCGAAGATCGGCGGCATCCGTCAGACTCAGGAGATGCTCGACTTCTGCGCCGCGAATGGCATCGGCGCCGACGTGGAGATCGTCTCCATCGACCAGGTGAACGAGGCGTACGAACGGGTCATCCGCAGCGATGTGCGCTACCGCTTCGTCATCGACACGGCCACCTTCGGCACCGAGACCCCCACCGACGCCTAA
- a CDS encoding methyltransferase family protein, with protein sequence MKRGLALGLVAAQFVLLGVLVVLPHGERWSVNAGVLTVAIALGLLGAALAVLGVRGLGPALTASPIPRENTPLVTSGVYGLVRSPIYTGLMTGGFALALVGASVGHVVAWGALIVLLSTKTRWEERMLLAEHPDYATYGAHVGRFLPGFGRLRPRA encoded by the coding sequence ATGAAACGTGGTCTTGCGCTCGGTCTCGTGGCGGCGCAGTTCGTGCTGCTGGGGGTGTTGGTAGTGCTGCCGCACGGGGAGCGGTGGTCGGTGAACGCTGGTGTGCTCACGGTGGCCATCGCGCTCGGTCTGCTGGGCGCGGCGCTCGCCGTGCTGGGGGTTCGCGGTCTCGGACCTGCGCTCACCGCGAGTCCCATTCCTCGCGAGAACACGCCGCTCGTCACGTCCGGCGTCTACGGTCTCGTGCGCAGTCCCATCTACACGGGGCTGATGACGGGAGGATTCGCGCTCGCGCTCGTCGGCGCATCCGTGGGGCATGTGGTGGCGTGGGGTGCCCTCATCGTGCTGCTCTCGACGAAGACGCGGTGGGAAGAGCGGATGCTGCTGGCCGAGCACCCGGACTACGCCACCTACGGCGCACATGTCGGCCGTTTTCTGCCGGGCTTCGGAAGGCTGCGCCCGCGCGCGTGA
- a CDS encoding helix-turn-helix transcriptional regulator — protein sequence MDDTATLADFLRSARARLTPEEIGLPVNRNAAARRVPGLRRDEVAGLAGVSVDYYARMEQGRVTQASDAFVNALAEVLQLNEAERNYLFSLLSASTGGRTQQRPRASTVRASVHTIMDSLSAQPAFVLGVGMDVLAMNDLAKLLMKDFTRAAGLGRSLARWTFLDPAARTLFVDWDIVACDVAAMLRHDARSHPNDDALNELIGELSVKSDAFRAWWSQHRVWECTFGLKRFEHPLVGRIDVNYETFPVPGEPDQQLFVYSTQPGSPSSDALRILASWRADEAAALEH from the coding sequence ATGGACGACACAGCCACTCTCGCCGATTTTCTGCGCTCGGCCCGGGCTCGCCTCACGCCGGAGGAGATCGGGCTGCCGGTGAACCGGAACGCGGCCGCCCGCCGCGTGCCGGGCCTGCGCCGTGACGAGGTGGCCGGGCTGGCCGGCGTGAGCGTGGACTACTACGCCCGCATGGAGCAGGGCCGGGTGACGCAGGCATCCGATGCCTTCGTCAACGCGCTCGCCGAGGTGCTGCAGCTGAACGAGGCCGAGCGCAACTACCTGTTCTCGCTGCTGTCGGCGTCGACGGGTGGCCGCACCCAGCAGCGGCCACGCGCGAGCACGGTGCGCGCGTCGGTGCACACCATCATGGACTCGCTCAGCGCCCAACCGGCCTTCGTGCTGGGTGTGGGCATGGACGTGCTGGCCATGAACGACCTCGCCAAGCTGCTGATGAAAGACTTCACCCGGGCTGCCGGCCTTGGGCGCAGCCTGGCCCGCTGGACGTTCCTCGACCCCGCCGCACGTACGCTCTTCGTGGACTGGGACATCGTGGCCTGCGATGTGGCCGCCATGCTGCGCCACGATGCGCGTTCACACCCCAACGACGACGCTCTCAACGAGCTGATCGGCGAGCTGTCTGTGAAGAGCGACGCGTTTCGCGCCTGGTGGAGCCAGCACCGGGTGTGGGAGTGCACATTCGGCCTCAAACGCTTCGAACACCCGCTGGTGGGCCGAATCGACGTGAACTATGAGACCTTCCCCGTGCCGGGTGAACCCGACCAGCAGCTCTTCGTCTACAGCACCCAGCCCGGGTCCCCATCGAGTGACGCCCTGCGCATTCTGGCGTCCTGGCGCGCCGACGAGGCCGCCGCTCTCGAACACTGA
- a CDS encoding alpha/beta fold hydrolase, translating to MSTIEVPAWFTDALALTPEQHTVAVDGVSIAYQTWGAPDGEPVVLIHGGAAHAGWWDHIAPNLAANHRIIAPNLSGHGASGHRHGYSLAQWAAETMAVAAAESSVPPILLGHSLGGLIALTAATDAANTIRGTLAIDSSITPKSGERWSHLPGMNRSEHPIYRDRATILSRYRTIPEDAATIPYIRDYVAERSIMQVEGGWRWRFDPAIFETAPWWNPDDLLAIRGEVALILGRRGAADADIEEWVQARFGDRIPISVVEDSGHHVMLDQPIALTGHLQQLLARWS from the coding sequence ATGTCCACTATCGAAGTCCCGGCCTGGTTCACCGATGCGCTCGCGCTGACGCCCGAACAGCACACAGTTGCTGTGGATGGCGTCTCGATCGCCTACCAAACCTGGGGCGCCCCCGACGGTGAGCCCGTCGTGCTCATCCATGGAGGAGCGGCTCATGCCGGCTGGTGGGATCACATCGCACCCAACCTGGCCGCGAACCATCGGATCATCGCCCCGAACCTGTCCGGACACGGCGCGAGCGGCCACCGGCACGGGTATTCCTTGGCGCAGTGGGCTGCCGAGACGATGGCGGTCGCTGCGGCGGAGTCATCCGTTCCTCCCATTCTGCTCGGGCACAGCCTCGGTGGGCTGATCGCCCTCACTGCGGCGACGGATGCGGCGAACACGATTCGGGGAACCCTCGCGATCGATTCGTCGATCACCCCAAAGTCAGGGGAACGGTGGTCGCACCTGCCCGGGATGAACCGCAGTGAGCACCCCATCTACCGCGATCGGGCCACGATCCTCAGCCGTTATCGCACCATCCCTGAGGATGCCGCAACCATTCCCTACATTCGTGACTACGTGGCCGAGCGCTCTATTATGCAGGTCGAGGGCGGCTGGAGGTGGCGGTTCGACCCGGCGATCTTCGAGACCGCACCGTGGTGGAATCCGGATGATCTGCTCGCCATCAGAGGAGAAGTCGCCTTGATACTCGGACGTCGGGGCGCGGCCGACGCGGACATCGAAGAGTGGGTACAGGCACGTTTTGGCGATCGGATCCCGATCTCTGTCGTCGAAGACAGCGGCCACCACGTGATGCTCGACCAGCCGATCGCGCTGACCGGGCACCTCCAGCAGTTGCTCGCACGCTGGTCATAA
- a CDS encoding dipeptidase — MTQQNHIPLKIPVIDGHNDLAWACRDKRGYSVADLDSEPESALSMLQTDVPKLRRGGVQGQFWSVWVHTDLEGADSVQATLEQIDFVHRMVEHYPNDLHWAVTADDVQRAQITGHIASLIGVEGGHQMNNSLAVLREFARAGVRYMTLTWNSSTEWADAAVGEVLHDGINDRGREVIAEMNRIGMIVDLSHVSAATMSDALDATVLPLIFSHSSCFALNPHPRNAPDEILARLADNGGVQMITFVPAFISAAFRAWQEAGSIGDAPAVTVADVADHVEHARRIAGVDHIGIGGDFDGSPEMPVGLETVADYPNLFEELAARGWERADLLKLGYQNVRRVLRANDENYRTFTA, encoded by the coding sequence ATGACGCAGCAGAACCATATTCCACTGAAGATTCCGGTGATCGACGGGCACAACGACCTCGCCTGGGCGTGCCGCGATAAGCGCGGCTACTCCGTGGCTGACCTCGATTCGGAGCCCGAGTCCGCGCTCAGCATGCTGCAAACGGATGTCCCCAAACTGCGTCGCGGGGGAGTGCAGGGCCAGTTCTGGTCGGTCTGGGTGCATACCGATCTTGAGGGTGCCGATTCCGTGCAGGCCACGCTCGAGCAGATTGATTTCGTGCACCGCATGGTCGAGCACTACCCCAACGACCTGCACTGGGCCGTGACCGCCGATGATGTGCAACGGGCCCAGATCACCGGCCATATCGCCTCGCTGATCGGAGTTGAGGGCGGCCACCAGATGAACAACTCCCTCGCGGTGTTGCGCGAATTCGCCCGGGCCGGGGTGCGTTACATGACACTCACCTGGAACTCCTCGACCGAGTGGGCCGATGCGGCCGTGGGGGAGGTGCTGCACGACGGCATCAATGATCGGGGGCGCGAAGTGATCGCGGAGATGAACCGCATCGGCATGATCGTGGACCTCTCGCACGTGTCGGCAGCGACCATGAGCGATGCCCTTGACGCCACCGTGCTGCCGCTCATTTTTAGCCATTCATCGTGTTTCGCCCTCAACCCGCACCCGCGCAATGCGCCCGACGAGATCCTCGCCCGGCTCGCCGACAACGGCGGCGTGCAGATGATCACCTTCGTGCCGGCTTTCATCTCGGCCGCGTTCCGGGCCTGGCAGGAGGCCGGGTCGATCGGCGACGCGCCGGCCGTGACGGTCGCCGACGTGGCCGACCACGTGGAGCACGCCCGCCGAATCGCCGGCGTCGACCACATCGGCATCGGCGGCGACTTCGACGGCAGCCCCGAGATGCCGGTGGGCCTCGAGACCGTGGCCGACTACCCGAACCTGTTCGAGGAACTGGCGGCCCGCGGCTGGGAACGCGCAGACCTGCTCAAGCTCGGCTACCAGAACGTGCGGCGGGTGCTGCGGGCCAACGACGAGAACTACCGCACCTTCACGGCCTGA
- a CDS encoding SDR family NAD(P)-dependent oxidoreductase, whose product MTSLAGSSILVVGATGGLGSAIARILADEGALLTLHGRSEEKMHALAVPGTFVYSDLLDAGSGNGLVAAALDAHGRLDGVINAAGVVAFGPAADMSDESMDILFAVNALGPMRLLRAARPALLKSAAAKRDPFFLTLSGIVSESPTANMAAYSASKAALAAFGQAAGRELRRDGIRLIDARPGHTETGLATRPIAGAAPRMPAGFDPADVARRIVDAIVAGERDLPSGAFSPQHAA is encoded by the coding sequence ATGACTTCCCTTGCAGGATCATCCATTCTCGTTGTCGGCGCAACGGGCGGCCTCGGCTCCGCGATCGCCCGAATTCTGGCCGACGAAGGCGCCCTGCTCACGCTCCACGGACGGTCAGAGGAGAAAATGCACGCCCTCGCTGTGCCGGGCACGTTCGTCTATTCCGACCTGCTTGACGCGGGCTCGGGCAACGGACTCGTCGCGGCCGCACTCGACGCCCATGGACGGCTCGACGGTGTCATCAACGCGGCCGGTGTGGTTGCCTTTGGGCCGGCGGCCGACATGAGCGACGAGAGCATGGACATCCTCTTCGCGGTGAACGCGCTCGGGCCGATGCGCCTGTTACGAGCAGCACGTCCCGCCCTGCTCAAGTCGGCGGCCGCGAAGCGGGACCCGTTCTTCCTCACCCTGAGCGGCATCGTCAGCGAGTCCCCCACCGCGAACATGGCCGCCTACTCTGCATCCAAAGCGGCCCTCGCCGCGTTCGGGCAGGCCGCCGGCCGCGAATTGCGCCGGGACGGCATCAGGTTGATCGATGCCCGACCGGGCCACACCGAGACGGGACTGGCCACCAGGCCCATCGCCGGAGCGGCACCGCGCATGCCCGCCGGTTTCGACCCCGCCGACGTGGCCCGCCGCATCGTCGACGCCATCGTGGCCGGCGAACGCGACCTTCCGAGCGGGGCTTTCTCGCCGCAGCACGCGGCCTGA